A single region of the Shinella sp. PSBB067 genome encodes:
- a CDS encoding Fur family transcriptional regulator yields the protein MSQVAHTHDLTLTKNQGLVLGVLESSDQPLSAYSILDRLRSHGLKAPLQVYRALDKLLEHGRVHRLESMNAFVVCCHSRHGQIHPRITAFEICEACGKVNEFHDPKVEDALVKHARRSGFKIRATTIEVHGLCADCH from the coding sequence ATGTCACAGGTGGCTCATACGCATGATCTGACGCTGACGAAGAACCAGGGTCTCGTTCTCGGGGTGCTGGAATCGTCCGACCAGCCGCTCAGCGCCTACAGCATCCTCGATCGCCTGCGGAGCCACGGCCTGAAAGCTCCCCTGCAAGTCTACCGCGCTCTCGACAAGCTCCTGGAGCACGGACGGGTGCACCGCCTGGAAAGCATGAACGCCTTCGTCGTCTGTTGTCATTCCCGGCATGGGCAGATCCATCCCCGCATCACCGCATTCGAGATCTGCGAAGCCTGCGGCAAGGTCAACGAATTCCACGATCCGAAGGTCGAGGACGCCCTGGTCAAGCACGCCAGGCGCAGCGGCTTCAAGATCAGAGCCACCACAATCGAAGTTCACGGACTGTGCGCTGACTGCCACTGA
- the zigA gene encoding zinc metallochaperone GTPase ZigA has translation MAKKLPVTVLSGFLGAGKTTLLNHILANREGLRVALIVNDMSEVNIDAALVRDGGANLSRTQEQLVEMTNGCICCTLRDDLLKEVRALAEQDRFDYLLIESTGIAEPLPVAATFDFRDENGLSLSDVARLDTMVTVVDAANLLKDYASSDFLSDRGETAGDGDDRTLVDLLVEQIEFADVVVLNKIGMATHEQRDAARKIIVSLNPDARLVEVDFGRVDLKEVLGTGRFDFARAETHPLWFKELHGFKDHVPETEEYGIRSFVYRAKRPFDPTRFQGFIDRSWPGVVRAKGFFWLATRPHHVGEISQAGALVRTGRMGLWWSSVPKARWPQDPGFLQMMQPHIDPVWGDRRQEIVFIGADPMDEAKIRAELDACLIDCDTFEPERWRNLPDPFASWDRRAA, from the coding sequence ATGGCCAAGAAACTCCCCGTCACCGTCCTTTCCGGCTTCCTCGGGGCCGGCAAGACGACCCTCCTCAACCACATCCTCGCCAATCGCGAGGGCTTGCGTGTGGCGCTGATCGTCAACGACATGAGCGAGGTCAACATCGACGCCGCGCTGGTGCGCGACGGCGGCGCGAACCTTTCGCGCACCCAGGAGCAACTGGTCGAGATGACCAATGGCTGCATCTGTTGCACGCTGCGCGACGACCTGTTGAAGGAGGTGCGCGCGCTCGCCGAGCAGGATCGCTTCGACTACCTGCTGATCGAATCGACCGGCATCGCCGAGCCCCTGCCCGTCGCCGCCACCTTCGATTTCCGCGACGAGAACGGCCTGAGCCTGTCCGACGTGGCAAGGCTCGACACCATGGTTACCGTGGTGGACGCCGCCAATCTTCTGAAGGACTACGCCTCCTCCGACTTCCTTTCCGACCGCGGCGAAACGGCAGGAGACGGGGACGACCGCACCCTGGTCGACCTGCTGGTCGAGCAGATCGAGTTCGCCGACGTGGTGGTGCTGAACAAGATCGGCATGGCGACGCACGAACAGCGGGACGCCGCACGCAAGATCATCGTTTCGCTCAATCCGGACGCCAGGCTCGTCGAAGTCGATTTCGGCAGGGTCGATCTGAAAGAGGTGCTGGGAACCGGCCGCTTCGACTTCGCCAGGGCCGAGACCCATCCGCTCTGGTTCAAGGAACTGCATGGCTTCAAGGACCATGTGCCGGAGACGGAGGAATACGGCATCCGCTCCTTCGTCTATCGCGCGAAACGGCCGTTCGATCCGACGCGCTTCCAGGGGTTCATCGACCGTTCCTGGCCGGGCGTCGTGCGCGCGAAAGGCTTCTTCTGGCTGGCGACGCGGCCGCATCATGTCGGCGAGATCAGCCAGGCGGGCGCGCTGGTGCGCACCGGCCGGATGGGCCTTTGGTGGTCCTCCGTGCCGAAGGCACGATGGCCGCAGGATCCCGGCTTCCTGCAGATGATGCAGCCTCATATCGATCCGGTCTGGGGCGACCGGCGGCAGGAGATCGTCTTCATCGGCGCCGATCCCATGGACGAGGCGAAAATCCGTGCCGAGCTGGACGCCTGCCTCATCGACTGCGACACCTTCGAGCCCGAGCGTTGGCGCAACCTGCCGGACCCCTTCGCAAGCTGGGACCGGCGGGCGGCGTGA
- the aztD gene encoding zinc metallochaperone AztD, producing MNLTFTRNRLMAAVAAGIALAASSALADDQETKEAWRLFVADHTLPVVRAIDLDSGRELGRYDLKGYAALTASASGRTVFAAQGEADVIHAIKTGIDFSDHGDHRDLKVSDPALLPVTFEGKRPAHVVPHGGEVALFYDRGGKAEIVEEGALLEGKADIRLVDTTAPHHGVAVTMGRFVLVSVPDTTAQVKPDSLPPRIGLRVLDESGQQVGEVAACTDLHGEATSARLVAFGCKEGVLVARPGGLDGPKLEMLAYPDNLPEGSTGTLLGGKAMQFFLGNYGEDKVVLIDPDGGEPYRLVELTTRRVDFALDPANPRNAYILTEDGFLNVLDVINGKIDRQARVTEPYSKDGHWRDPRPRLAVADGQVAITDPRHSLVRIIDPQTLKESRTIPVEGQPFAIVAVGGSGISH from the coding sequence ATGAACCTGACATTCACCCGGAACCGCCTGATGGCCGCCGTCGCCGCCGGCATCGCGCTTGCGGCATCGAGCGCCCTTGCCGACGACCAGGAGACGAAGGAAGCCTGGCGGCTGTTCGTCGCCGACCACACGCTGCCCGTCGTACGCGCCATCGATCTCGACAGCGGCAGGGAACTCGGCCGCTACGACCTCAAGGGCTATGCCGCACTGACGGCGAGCGCTTCCGGCCGCACGGTGTTCGCCGCACAAGGCGAGGCGGATGTCATCCACGCCATCAAGACCGGCATCGATTTCTCCGACCATGGCGATCACCGCGACCTGAAGGTCTCCGATCCCGCCCTTCTCCCCGTGACCTTCGAAGGCAAGCGGCCCGCCCATGTCGTCCCGCATGGCGGCGAGGTGGCCCTGTTCTACGACCGGGGCGGCAAGGCCGAGATCGTCGAGGAAGGTGCCCTTCTCGAAGGGAAGGCGGACATCCGCTTGGTCGACACGACCGCGCCGCATCATGGCGTGGCGGTGACGATGGGCCGGTTCGTGCTGGTCTCGGTTCCCGATACCACGGCGCAGGTGAAGCCGGACTCGCTGCCGCCGCGCATCGGCCTCAGGGTCCTCGACGAGAGCGGCCAGCAGGTCGGCGAGGTCGCCGCCTGCACCGACCTGCATGGCGAGGCGACGTCGGCGCGCCTCGTCGCCTTCGGCTGCAAGGAGGGTGTGCTGGTCGCCCGGCCGGGCGGCCTCGACGGGCCGAAGCTGGAGATGCTGGCCTATCCCGACAACCTGCCCGAGGGTTCCACCGGCACGCTGCTCGGCGGCAAGGCCATGCAGTTCTTCCTCGGCAACTACGGCGAGGACAAGGTCGTGCTGATCGACCCGGACGGCGGGGAGCCCTATCGCCTCGTCGAGCTTACGACGCGCCGCGTGGACTTCGCGCTCGATCCGGCCAATCCGCGCAATGCCTATATCCTGACCGAGGACGGATTCCTGAACGTTCTGGACGTGATCAATGGCAAGATCGACCGCCAGGCGAGGGTGACGGAGCCGTATAGCAAGGACGGCCACTGGCGCGATCCGCGGCCGCGCCTTGCCGTCGCCGACGGTCAGGTCGCCATCACGGACCCCAGGCATTCGCTCGTCCGCATCATCGATCCGCAGACGCTGAAGGAATCGCGCACCATTCCCGTTGAGGGCCAGCCTTTTGCCATCGTCGCCGTTGGCGGTTCCGGCATATCGCACTAA
- the aztA gene encoding zinc ABC transporter ATP-binding protein AztA, whose translation MTDICLQLENLTLGYDGHPAVHHLSVDIARGTLTAVVGANGSGKSTLMKAIAGILKPIGGGCSVRCKRLAYLPQQSELDRSFPARVVDLVSLGFWQRRGLLGRITAEDRVDLARCLAAVGLTGFEKRPLDSLSGGQMQRALFARAMLQDADLILLDEPFNAVDGRTVDDLLVLVKRWVVEGRTVLCVLHDHDLVRAYVPQTMLLARELVAFGPTLDVLTPDNLQQARRFQEAWDDEAEWCAPEDDAQRQEPGRPAESGNEKGRAYA comes from the coding sequence ATGACCGATATCTGCCTTCAGCTCGAGAACCTGACGCTCGGCTATGACGGCCATCCTGCCGTTCATCATCTGAGCGTGGATATCGCCCGTGGCACCCTGACGGCCGTTGTCGGGGCCAATGGCTCGGGCAAGTCGACGCTGATGAAGGCGATCGCCGGCATCCTGAAGCCCATCGGCGGAGGCTGCTCGGTTCGCTGCAAACGCCTCGCCTATCTGCCGCAGCAATCTGAACTCGACCGTAGCTTTCCGGCCCGCGTCGTCGATCTCGTGTCGCTCGGCTTCTGGCAGAGGAGGGGACTTCTCGGGCGGATCACGGCAGAAGACAGGGTGGATCTCGCAAGGTGCCTTGCCGCGGTCGGCCTGACGGGTTTCGAGAAGCGCCCCCTGGACAGCCTCTCCGGCGGGCAGATGCAGCGGGCGCTCTTCGCCCGCGCCATGTTGCAGGATGCCGATCTCATCCTTCTCGACGAGCCGTTCAACGCGGTCGACGGCCGCACCGTGGACGACCTTCTCGTTCTAGTGAAGCGCTGGGTCGTGGAGGGCAGGACCGTTCTTTGCGTCCTGCACGATCATGATCTTGTCCGCGCGTATGTCCCGCAGACCATGCTGCTCGCCCGTGAACTGGTCGCCTTCGGTCCGACGCTCGACGTGCTGACGCCGGACAACCTGCAACAAGCGCGCCGCTTTCAGGAGGCCTGGGACGACGAGGCGGAATGGTGTGCGCCGGAGGATGACGCGCAGCGGCAGGAACCCGGCCGGCCCGCCGAATCCGGCAACGAAAAGGGCCGGGCCTATGCTTGA
- a CDS encoding ABC transporter ATP-binding protein — MRGILSAQGLTYETRSGIRLLDEVSLDVATGDRLAIIGPNGAGKTTLLRMLAGTLRPIAGMVHLLGEPLAGMRPVKRARLVAVVGQTDQPDHRIPVRDYVALGRIPHAARRPGAQDAAIIRQALDRTELLHLAGREMGSLSGGERQRAQIARALAQEPRILFLDEPTNHLDPRARGALLALVAELGLTIVAVLHDLHLVSGFATRVAILRQGRLVASGPVEETLDRHVVRDVFGIDLLRLPHPHEDRQLTVFDIPLTRSTGAFP, encoded by the coding sequence ATGAGAGGCATCCTTTCCGCACAGGGCCTGACCTACGAGACCCGGTCCGGCATCCGGCTTCTCGACGAGGTATCCCTCGATGTGGCAACCGGCGACCGCCTCGCCATCATCGGCCCGAACGGCGCGGGAAAGACCACGCTGCTGCGCATGCTCGCCGGCACGCTGCGGCCGATCGCGGGCATGGTCCATCTCTTGGGCGAGCCTCTGGCGGGGATGCGGCCCGTCAAGCGCGCCCGCCTCGTCGCCGTGGTCGGGCAGACGGACCAGCCCGACCATCGCATCCCCGTCCGCGACTACGTGGCGCTCGGCCGCATCCCGCATGCGGCGCGCCGGCCGGGCGCGCAGGACGCCGCCATCATCCGGCAGGCGCTCGACCGGACGGAACTGCTTCACCTGGCTGGACGCGAAATGGGCTCGCTTTCGGGCGGCGAGCGGCAGCGGGCGCAGATCGCCCGGGCGCTGGCGCAGGAACCCCGCATCCTCTTCCTCGACGAGCCGACGAACCATCTCGATCCCCGCGCCCGCGGCGCGCTGCTGGCGCTGGTGGCCGAGCTCGGCCTCACCATCGTCGCGGTTCTGCACGACCTTCACCTCGTCTCCGGCTTCGCCACCCGGGTCGCCATTCTGAGACAGGGCCGGCTCGTCGCCAGCGGGCCGGTGGAGGAGACGCTCGACCGGCATGTCGTGCGCGACGTCTTCGGCATCGACCTCCTGCGCCTGCCCCATCCGCACGAGGACCGCCAGCTCACCGTCTTCGACATCCCCCTCACCCGCAGCACCGGAGCATTCCCATGA
- the aztC gene encoding zinc ABC transporter substrate-binding protein AztC codes for MFRTFRIATYASLLTLGGLAPAASAADLDVVASFSIIADFAKNVGGERVEVTTLVGPDGDAHVYEPRPADAAALEKANVVLVNGLEFEGFMKRLIETSGTKAPVVEVTKGIEPIKAEEEEHHHDGKAEEAGHGHDGDDKEEAGHDHAHEGHHHHGEFDPHAWQSIPNAEIYVKNIADAFCEADKAGCATYTANADAYLAKLAALETEVKAAIDAIPADKRTIITSHDAFGYFEHEYGLKFIAPEGVSTEAEASAADVAKLVDQVKEDKASAIFLENITNPRLIEQIAGETGLKVGGTLYSDALSGEDGPASTYIDMFHHNVATMKAAILGS; via the coding sequence ATGTTCAGGACATTCCGTATTGCAACCTATGCCAGCCTCCTCACGCTGGGCGGCCTTGCCCCGGCCGCCTCGGCGGCCGATCTCGACGTCGTCGCCAGCTTCTCGATCATCGCCGACTTCGCGAAAAATGTCGGCGGCGAGCGCGTGGAGGTGACGACGCTCGTCGGCCCCGACGGAGATGCCCATGTCTACGAGCCGCGCCCGGCCGATGCCGCCGCGCTCGAAAAGGCGAATGTCGTCCTCGTCAACGGCCTTGAATTCGAGGGCTTCATGAAGCGGCTGATCGAGACCAGCGGCACGAAAGCGCCGGTGGTCGAGGTCACAAAGGGCATCGAGCCGATAAAGGCGGAAGAAGAAGAGCATCACCATGACGGCAAGGCCGAGGAGGCGGGTCATGGACACGATGGCGACGACAAGGAGGAAGCCGGCCACGACCATGCGCATGAGGGCCACCATCATCACGGCGAGTTCGATCCGCATGCCTGGCAGTCGATCCCCAATGCCGAGATCTACGTGAAGAACATCGCCGATGCCTTCTGCGAGGCCGACAAGGCCGGTTGCGCCACCTACACCGCCAATGCGGACGCCTATCTTGCCAAGCTCGCCGCGCTTGAAACGGAGGTGAAAGCGGCGATCGATGCGATCCCCGCCGACAAGCGCACCATCATCACCTCGCATGATGCCTTCGGCTATTTCGAGCACGAATACGGCCTGAAGTTCATCGCGCCGGAGGGCGTCTCGACGGAAGCCGAAGCATCGGCCGCCGATGTGGCGAAGCTCGTCGACCAGGTGAAGGAAGACAAGGCGTCGGCGATCTTCCTCGAGAACATCACCAATCCGCGGCTCATCGAGCAGATCGCCGGCGAAACCGGCCTCAAGGTCGGCGGCACGCTCTATTCCGACGCGCTGTCGGGCGAGGACGGCCCGGCCTCGACCTATATCGACATGTTCCACCACAACGTCGCGACGATGAAGGCGGCGATCCTCGGAAGCTGA
- a CDS encoding ABC transporter substrate-binding protein: MRRLILASLFSLAASAAFAFPVTVDSCGTPVTFDAAPKRAVIHDINMAKMAFALGLQPSIVGVTGITGWYKTDDAFKQEQGAIPELAPKYPTMENLVAADPDFFFAGWYYGMKPGGDVTPDTLAEHGINTLVLTESCIHLDKDRPAASMDLLYADMEKLGKIFGKETEANALVTGWKAQLADIREKVGDRSGTRVFLYDSGDDKPFTAGKYAITTAMIAAAGGKNIMEDMETSWGNTDWETVAARNPEFLVLLDYQDGGGYEKLLNFLKAHPAMKETEAVKNGRFVPLRYEELTPGPDNIAAIDKIARALHPEAF; this comes from the coding sequence ATGAGACGCCTGATCCTTGCATCCCTCTTCTCGCTCGCGGCCTCCGCCGCCTTCGCCTTCCCCGTCACGGTCGACAGTTGCGGCACGCCCGTGACGTTCGACGCCGCGCCGAAGCGGGCGGTTATCCACGACATCAACATGGCCAAGATGGCCTTCGCGCTCGGGCTCCAGCCCTCCATCGTCGGCGTGACCGGCATCACCGGCTGGTACAAGACCGACGATGCCTTCAAGCAGGAGCAGGGCGCGATCCCCGAACTCGCGCCGAAATATCCGACGATGGAGAACCTCGTCGCGGCCGACCCGGACTTCTTCTTCGCCGGCTGGTATTACGGCATGAAGCCCGGCGGCGACGTGACGCCGGACACGCTGGCCGAGCACGGGATCAACACGCTGGTCCTCACGGAAAGCTGCATCCATCTCGATAAGGACCGCCCGGCGGCGTCGATGGACCTGCTCTATGCCGACATGGAGAAGCTCGGAAAGATCTTCGGCAAGGAGACCGAGGCGAACGCCCTCGTCACGGGCTGGAAGGCGCAGCTCGCCGACATCCGGGAGAAGGTCGGCGACCGGAGCGGCACGCGCGTCTTCCTCTACGATTCCGGCGACGACAAGCCCTTCACCGCGGGCAAATACGCCATCACCACGGCGATGATCGCGGCAGCCGGCGGCAAGAACATCATGGAGGACATGGAGACGAGCTGGGGCAATACGGACTGGGAGACCGTGGCCGCCCGCAATCCCGAGTTCCTCGTCCTGCTCGACTACCAGGACGGCGGGGGCTACGAAAAGCTCCTCAACTTCCTGAAGGCACACCCCGCCATGAAGGAGACGGAAGCGGTGAAGAACGGGCGCTTCGTGCCGCTGCGCTACGAGGAGCTGACGCCCGGCCCCGACAATATCGCGGCCATCGACAAGATCGCCAGGGCGCTCCACCCGGAAGCCTTCTGA
- a CDS encoding iron ABC transporter permease — protein sequence MRHRFGIGVAAALVAVAALAAASVVYGSTVIPLADVTASLARALGLASGETGPIDRIVVDLRLPRAILAIAVGAGLGVIGLLLQTVTRNDLADPFLFGLSAGAAAGAVAVITRIGDRIGVFTLPLAAFVGGMCATAVVLVLIRRTQGYGPERLILAGLAVSFLFTALTNYLVFSGDQRAAHSVLFWTMGGLGLASWRNIGIGLAGAALVLGYALARHRHLDALLGGEETAESLGVPVARLRTATFLAASFSTALLVSIAGVIGFIGLMIPHVARPLAGPLHGRLALTCALFGAVLLLASDLIARTLLPPQELPVGVVTSSIGALFVVSTLLRQR from the coding sequence GTGCGCCATCGCTTCGGCATCGGCGTCGCGGCGGCCCTTGTTGCCGTCGCGGCGCTCGCCGCTGCCTCCGTCGTCTATGGCTCCACTGTCATTCCGCTTGCGGACGTGACGGCATCGCTCGCCCGCGCGCTCGGCCTTGCCTCCGGCGAGACCGGGCCGATCGACCGGATCGTCGTGGACCTGCGCCTGCCCCGCGCGATCCTCGCCATCGCGGTCGGCGCGGGGCTCGGCGTCATCGGCCTGCTTTTGCAAACCGTCACCCGCAACGACCTCGCCGATCCGTTCCTGTTCGGCCTTTCGGCCGGGGCGGCGGCGGGGGCGGTTGCGGTCATCACCCGGATCGGCGACCGCATCGGCGTCTTCACCCTGCCGCTCGCCGCCTTCGTCGGCGGCATGTGCGCGACCGCCGTCGTGCTGGTCCTCATCCGCCGCACCCAGGGCTACGGGCCGGAACGCCTGATCCTGGCCGGCCTTGCCGTATCGTTCCTGTTCACCGCGCTCACGAATTATCTCGTCTTTTCCGGCGACCAGCGCGCCGCCCATTCCGTGCTCTTCTGGACGATGGGCGGCCTGGGGCTGGCGAGCTGGCGCAATATCGGCATCGGCCTTGCGGGCGCGGCCCTCGTGCTTGGCTATGCGCTCGCCCGCCACCGCCATCTCGACGCGCTGCTGGGCGGCGAGGAGACGGCGGAAAGCCTCGGCGTGCCGGTCGCCCGCCTGCGCACCGCGACCTTCCTCGCGGCGAGCTTCTCGACCGCGCTCCTCGTCTCCATCGCCGGCGTCATCGGCTTCATCGGGCTGATGATCCCGCATGTCGCCCGCCCCCTCGCCGGCCCGCTGCACGGACGCCTCGCGCTCACCTGCGCCCTCTTCGGCGCCGTTCTTCTCCTCGCCAGCGACCTCATCGCCCGCACGCTGCTCCCGCCGCAGGAACTGCCCGTCGGCGTGGTGACAAGCTCCATCGGCGCGCTGTTCGTCGTCAGCACGCTGCTGCGGCAGAGGTGA
- the aztB gene encoding zinc ABC transporter permease AztB, which translates to MLEYLFEPFIRYGFMQRALFGSLLLSASCAPIGVFLMLRRMSLTGDAMSHAILPGAAVGFLLFGLEIVPMTIGGLVVGLLVALGSGMVSRFTVQKEDASMAAFYLISLAVGVLLVSWRGSSVDLMHVLFGSVLALNNDALTLIVIIAAVTFLALAFFWRGLVAECLDPLFLRSVSRIGAPVHFLFLTLVVLNLVGGFQALGTLLSVGLMMLPAAASRFWSNRVGAMCMIAVAIAVLSSLGGLVLSYRASMPSGPAIILTAGVIYALSALVGRRGVLSSLLVSRRHKTA; encoded by the coding sequence ATGCTTGAATATCTCTTCGAGCCGTTCATCCGCTACGGCTTCATGCAGCGTGCCCTGTTCGGCTCGCTGCTGCTGTCGGCAAGCTGCGCGCCGATTGGCGTCTTCCTGATGCTGCGGCGCATGAGCCTGACCGGAGACGCCATGTCGCATGCCATCCTGCCGGGCGCGGCGGTCGGTTTCCTGCTGTTCGGCCTGGAGATCGTCCCGATGACCATCGGCGGGCTGGTGGTCGGGCTGCTGGTGGCGCTCGGATCGGGAATGGTGTCGCGCTTCACGGTGCAGAAGGAAGACGCCTCCATGGCGGCCTTCTACCTGATTTCCCTTGCCGTCGGCGTGCTGCTCGTCTCGTGGCGCGGATCGAGCGTCGACCTGATGCATGTTCTGTTCGGCTCGGTTCTGGCGCTCAACAATGACGCCTTGACGCTGATCGTCATCATCGCCGCCGTCACTTTCCTTGCGCTTGCATTTTTCTGGCGAGGACTGGTGGCGGAATGCCTCGACCCTCTGTTCCTGCGCTCGGTCAGCCGCATCGGCGCACCGGTGCATTTCCTGTTTCTGACGCTCGTTGTGCTCAACCTCGTCGGTGGTTTCCAGGCGCTCGGAACATTGCTTTCCGTCGGCCTGATGATGCTGCCGGCGGCCGCCTCCCGCTTCTGGTCGAACCGGGTCGGGGCGATGTGCATGATTGCCGTCGCGATCGCGGTCCTCTCCTCGCTCGGCGGCCTCGTCCTTTCCTACCGCGCATCGATGCCCTCCGGTCCCGCCATCATCCTGACGGCCGGTGTCATCTATGCGCTTTCCGCTCTGGTCGGACGGAGAGGGGTGCTTTCCAGCCTCCTCGTCTCCCGCCGACACAAGACAGCCTGA
- a CDS encoding GTP-binding protein: protein MGRLPEPVPVTLLTGFLGSGKTSLLNNLLADPRMAGTAVIVNEFGSVPIDHDLVRAGRETYFRTTTGCICCTATSDVRASLHELHAARLTGEVPPVSRVVIETTGLADPAPIINSLIPGGAPAMGLRDHIVARQFYLSGVVTTFDVIAGPPTLDAHMEGWKQLAFADHIVLTKTDIAQEQVSWADELRGLNPAATVHDRQASGFDLFALLGDRPYSTQDKADDVPGWLAMEGLATRRDHRHERNRQGDKVEAICLSNDTPFDPRSVMTFLELVTSNAGAGLLRLKGILAVADDPERPVVAHAVRHRLFPLQRLDGWPAGDRSTRIVLIGQNMPVKPIRDLFDVLVPRPSLRKRRQA from the coding sequence ATGGGCCGGCTTCCCGAGCCGGTTCCCGTCACGTTGCTGACCGGCTTCCTCGGCTCCGGCAAGACGAGCCTGCTCAACAACCTTCTCGCCGATCCGCGCATGGCGGGTACCGCGGTCATCGTCAACGAGTTCGGCTCAGTCCCGATCGATCACGATCTCGTCCGTGCCGGGCGCGAGACGTATTTCCGCACGACGACGGGCTGCATCTGCTGCACCGCGACCAGCGATGTCCGGGCGTCCCTGCATGAACTGCACGCGGCGCGCCTCACAGGCGAGGTTCCGCCGGTTTCGCGCGTGGTCATCGAAACGACGGGGCTTGCCGATCCGGCCCCCATCATCAACAGCCTCATACCGGGCGGAGCGCCGGCAATGGGTCTGCGCGATCATATCGTCGCCCGGCAGTTCTATCTTTCCGGGGTGGTCACGACCTTCGACGTCATCGCCGGCCCGCCGACCCTCGATGCCCATATGGAGGGATGGAAGCAGCTCGCTTTCGCCGACCACATCGTCCTGACCAAGACGGATATCGCGCAAGAGCAGGTGTCCTGGGCAGATGAACTGCGTGGCCTGAACCCGGCCGCGACCGTTCACGACAGGCAGGCGTCCGGTTTCGATCTCTTCGCACTGCTTGGTGACCGGCCCTATTCCACCCAGGACAAGGCTGACGACGTGCCGGGCTGGCTCGCCATGGAGGGTTTGGCGACCCGTCGCGATCACCGGCATGAGCGGAACCGGCAAGGCGATAAAGTCGAGGCGATCTGCCTGAGCAACGACACTCCGTTCGATCCCCGGTCGGTGATGACTTTTCTCGAGCTGGTCACCAGCAATGCCGGCGCCGGGCTCTTGCGGCTCAAAGGCATTCTCGCCGTTGCCGACGATCCGGAACGGCCGGTCGTGGCGCATGCGGTCCGTCACCGCCTCTTCCCGCTCCAAAGGCTCGACGGCTGGCCTGCCGGCGATCGAAGCACGCGCATCGTCCTGATCGGCCAGAACATGCCCGTCAAACCAATCCGGGATCTCTTCGATGTCCTGGTCCCGCGCCCCTCCTTGCGCAAACGGAGACAGGCATGA
- a CDS encoding DUF1636 domain-containing protein — translation MTEAYAIIVCSRCKDAAGRPAAAALQARLGPHRTEGGFRLETAACLAGCARPLAVAFTAPAKATFLFGDIDPARDVNALLAFGRQYRDLSDGWCKEGQRPAGLRGKTLARIPHIGGPAR, via the coding sequence ATGACCGAGGCCTACGCCATCATCGTCTGCAGCCGCTGCAAGGACGCGGCCGGCCGCCCCGCGGCAGCCGCGCTCCAGGCGCGTCTCGGCCCGCACAGGACGGAAGGCGGCTTCCGCCTCGAAACGGCCGCCTGCCTTGCCGGCTGCGCGCGCCCGCTCGCCGTCGCCTTCACCGCCCCCGCGAAGGCCACGTTCCTCTTCGGCGACATCGATCCGGCGAGGGACGTGAACGCCCTGCTGGCCTTCGGCCGCCAGTACCGCGACCTTTCGGACGGCTGGTGCAAAGAGGGCCAGCGCCCGGCCGGTCTCCGGGGCAAGACGCTCGCCCGCATTCCGCATATCGGAGGCCCTGCCCGATGA